In a single window of the Dreissena polymorpha isolate Duluth1 chromosome 3, UMN_Dpol_1.0, whole genome shotgun sequence genome:
- the LOC127874489 gene encoding uncharacterized protein LOC127874489 isoform X4, protein MSRHRNVRALNYEDDYYDEDDVYGHSVEDNYCISPGTAEQFTFDRDRNVALANYMDEQEVIHEEEEPGEELTQHRVSHDPARPTLSEIDEARLNSCLDEVRSVLGDSVPEHVIVEVIVRHNFSIEGAFNELLNQQEAPKPQREPRDNRRNRSQELDYDNTDSHMNSISGDVVFSGIPLNPSGSLKFGQSLSTSPSVLEYARKIPTIPSGIDNKGPDLGQYKSLIKQLANNSGKQTQIICSDGNANQNSSSSQSLPKPASESKIELHYLSGSSSIKTADETNNNTDLRPPKSSNGQGQQTSNTLCHSTPTSGQTLSLSELAAKHSVEKSPRLGDSLAVLAEAHKAKLLSSPDQMSSKVSSLAFIPSTSPLTKHASDKLSNGDHLVEFSSVPSSISSHQSTDKPLLADLATVNLSSTGLSPSCGLSTSGLTLADLAKKHVSSAGASPLSSKLSSVSPAFGSPVPTASLSKSTGSTQVSGVSASSSSVSPGLSLAQLAEAHGASRSSVTIQKKVEGQLVGLPESGSMLSASLLSNKSDKTQIMLSLSNLVEKHSLVKAKPTAKSANLVEEGKTSESRGDVEAMSTDVQKLQMQTLSLADLIKHKTTTANPLGNHGKGAKVDSQSLEDKVVSDPKLKHIADEIVQLEDDLGEILSLNKDVSFECPKHMLKGPSVIGKSLLFVVEHQVQASRKAVAYKHKGFQYSCQARNCRKKIQEIKVNEEINVFDYKKPSPDDIVKESQKQAFHRRSEK, encoded by the exons ATGTCACGACACAGAAATGTGCGGGCGTTGAACTACGAAGATG ACTACTATGACGAAGATGATGTCTATGGACATTCAGTGGAAGACAACTACTGCATTTCACCAGGAACAG CGGAGCAGTTCACTTTCGACCGTGACCGCAATGTGGCCCTGGCCAACTACATGGATGAGCAGGAGGTGATACATGAGGAGGAGGAGCCAGGGGAGGAGTTGACCCAGCACAGAGTGTCACATGACCCAGCTAGGCCTACCCTCTCAGAGATTGACGAAG CGCGGCTGAACTCGTGCCTTGACGAGGTGCGCAGTGTGCTGGGGGACAGTGTGCCTGAGCATGTCATTGTGGAGGTCATCGTGAGGCACAACTTCAGCATCGAGGGGGCATTTAACGAGCTGCTTAATCAGCAAG AGGCCCCAAAACCCCAGCGTGAACCTCGAGACAACAGACGGAACCGATCTCAAG AACTAGATTATGACAATACTGACTCTCATATGAACTCTATCTCAGGGGATGTGGTTTTCTCTGGCATTCCTTTAAATCCCTCAGGAAGTTTGAAATTTGGACAAAGTTTGTCCACCAGTCCTTCAGTCCTCGAATATGCCAGAAAAATTCCAACAATTCCTAGTGGAATAGACAATAAGGGACCAGACCTTGGTCAATATAAATCTTTAATCAAACAGTTAGCAAATAATTCAGGTAAACAAACTCAGATCATTTGCTCAGATGGGAATGCGAACCAAAATTCTAGTAGCTCACAGTCATTACCAAAACCAGCCAGTGAGTCTAAAATTGAACTGCATTATCTATCTGGTAGCTCAAGCATCAAAACAGCtgatgaaacaaataataatactgatCTCAGGCCCCCAAAGTCATCTAATGGTCAAGGTCAACAAACATCAAACACTTTGTGCCATTCCACTCCAACCAGTGGTCAGACATTGTCTCTGTCTGAGCTGGCAGCTAAGCATAGTGTCGAGAAATCTCCTAGGCTTGGAGATTCATTGGCAGTCCTTGCTGAAGCCCACAAGGCAAAGCTTCTATCAAGCCCAGATCAGATGAGTAGCAAAGTTAGTTCATTAGCTTTTATACCAAGTACATCACCCCTGACTAAACATGCCTCAGACAAATTATCCAATGGAGATCACCTAGTGGAGTTTTCATCGGTTCCATCAAGCATTTCATCTCACCAAAGTACAGATAAACCGTTATTAGCTGACCTAGCCACAGTTAATCTCTCTTCTACGGGACTTAGTCCAAGTTGTGGACTCTCAACTAGTGGTCTAACCTTAGCTGACCTTGCAAAGAAGCATGTGTCAAGTGCAGGGGCTTCGCCATTGTCTTCCAAGTTATCTTCAGTTTCCCCTGCCTTTGGAAGCCCAGTGCCTACAGCTTCTCTTTCCAAATCCACTGGATCAACACAGGTGTCAGGAGTGTCTGCTAGCAGCTCATCAGTCTCACCTGGATTGTCATTAGCCCAACTGGCTGAGGCCCATGGTGCTTCAAGGTCTAGTGTTACCATTCAAAAGAAAGTGGAAGGACAATTAGTGGGTCTGCCTGAATCTGGATCAATGTTATCAGCCAGTTTGCTGTCAAACAAAAGCGATAAAACACAGATAATGCTCTCATTGTCTAACTTGGTGGAAAAGCACAGCCTTGTAAAAGCAAAGCCTACTGCAAAATCTGCAAATTTAGTTGAAGAAGGTAAGACCAGTGAAAGCAGAGGAGATGTTGAGGCTATGTCTACAGATGTACAGAAGTTACAGATGCAAACATTGTCTTTGGCAGATCtcattaaacataaaacaacaacggCTAATCCTCTAGGAAATCATGGTAAAGGTGCCAAGGTTGATTCTCAAAGTCTTGAAGACAAAGTTGTCTCTGATCCAAAATTGAAACATATTGCAGATGAGATTGTTCAATTAGAAGATGATTTGGGAGAAATTCTGAGTTTGAACAAGGATGTCAGTTTTGAATGTCCAAAGCATATGTTGAAAGGTCCATCAGTCATTGGGAAATCGCTGCTGTTTGTTGTTGAGCATCAAGTGCAGGCATCTAGAAAGGCTGTTGCATATAAGCATAAAGGGTTTCAATACAGCTGTCAGGCTAGAAATTGTAGAAAGAAGATTCAGGAAATAAAAGTCAATGAAGAAATTAATGTATTTGATTATAAAAAACCTTCTCCAGATGATATTGTCAAAGAAAGTCAAAAACAGGCATTCCACAGACGTAGTGAGAAGTAA
- the LOC127874495 gene encoding inosine triphosphate pyrophosphatase-like, translated as MWASKYCVKRSKLAFYLIKCKMSSAKKVQKPIVIVTGNKNKLSEFKQILGDDFPCEVVSQDVDLPEYQGEPEDIARSKCELAAQTIKGPCLTEDTSLCFNALGGMPGPYIKWFLKNLGPAGLHKMLTGFEDKTAEAVCIFAYSSGEPNSDIQLFVGRTPGTIVEPRGPTNFGWDPCFQPDGFYQTYAEMSKDQKNTISHRGKAVQAFKDFIMKQTGPGDRK; from the exons ATGTGGGCTTCAAAATATTGTGTTAAGAGAAGCAAACtagctttttatttaattaaatgt aaaatgtcaaGTGCCAAGAAAGTACAGAAACCTATTGTGATTGTTACTGGCAATAAAAACAAACTATCTGAATTTAAACAAATACTTGGAGATGATTTTCCATGTGAG GTTGTCAGTCAGGATGTAGATTTACCTGAATATCAAGGTGAACCAGAGGACATTGCCCGCAGCAAGTGTGAGCTGGCCGCCCAAACCATCAAAGGACCCTGTCTCACTGAGGACACCAGTCTGTGTTTCAACGCCCTCGGAGGCATGCCTGGCCCGTACATCAAATGGTTCTTGAAGAATCTTGGACCAGCAg GTCTACACAAGATGTTGACAGGATTTGAGGACAAGACTGCTGAAGCTGTGTGCATATTTGCGTATTCCTCAGGTGAACCCAACTCAGATATCCAGCTGTTTGTGGGTAGAACCCCGGGAACAATAGTTGAACCCAGGGGACCAACAAACTTTGGGTGGGACCCTTGTTTTCAACCTGACGGCTTCTATCAGACATACGCTGAGATGTCGAAGGATCAGAAGAACACAATCTCACACAGGGGCAAGGCAGTGCAGGCATTTAAAGACTTCATAATGAAACAGACTGGTCCTGGAGACAGGAAATGA